In one window of Bacteroidales bacterium DNA:
- a CDS encoding helix-turn-helix transcriptional regulator: MKYEIIKSLAREKNITLKELAQAANITEVGLQKMINNRTMRVDVLEKICSRLNIDLNDLVSLPETDTSKKYDRSDIIAMDKMNKTIAIYKQRYQEEIEYLKKLLKERQETINLLIRVLDSSKYRFETEIGTNLGPQNADFQGGAK, from the coding sequence ATGAAATACGAGATTATCAAATCATTAGCCCGGGAAAAGAACATTACGCTAAAGGAACTGGCTCAGGCTGCGAATATTACAGAGGTGGGACTTCAGAAAATGATCAATAACCGTACGATGAGGGTCGACGTACTTGAGAAAATCTGTTCCAGGTTGAATATCGATCTTAATGATCTGGTGAGCTTGCCGGAAACAGATACTTCAAAAAAGTACGACCGTTCCGATATCATTGCCATGGACAAAATGAACAAGACAATCGCCATTTATAAACAGAGATATCAAGAAGAGATTGAATATTTGAAAAAGCTTTTAAAGGAAAGACAGGAGACAATTAACCTATTAATTCGTGTCTTGGACAGCTCAAAGTACCGGTTTGAAACTGAAATCGGGACAAATTTGGGACCTCAAAATGCAGACTTTCAAGGGGGGGCGAAGTAA
- a CDS encoding DUF5615 family PIN-like protein, with the protein MKLLFDQNISFRAIKGIQDLFPLAKQVRELGLENYTDRQIWEFAQKENYTIVTYDSDFFDLNLILGFPPRIIWLRIGNASTEDIISLFRQNFELISEFLKDPNYSKLGCLEIGKDIFEA; encoded by the coding sequence ATGAAGCTCCTTTTTGATCAGAATATTTCATTTCGTGCAATAAAAGGAATCCAGGATTTATTTCCCTTAGCAAAACAAGTTCGCGAGCTTGGTTTAGAGAATTATACTGATCGTCAGATTTGGGAATTTGCACAAAAAGAAAACTATACGATTGTTACTTATGATTCTGACTTTTTCGATTTAAATCTTATCCTGGGCTTTCCTCCAAGAATAATCTGGCTTAGAATTGGAAATGCCTCGACTGAGGATATTATCAGTTTATTCCGACAAAATTTTGAATTAATCTCTGAATTCCTAAAGGATCCCAATTATAGCAAATTAGGGTGCCTGGAGATCGGTAAAGATATTTTCGAGGCCTAA
- a CDS encoding DUF433 domain-containing protein, with translation MRIYKNIITIDPNVRFGKPCIKGTRITVYDILGWLAAGRTNEQILADYPELKSEHIKACLEYAAEREHKLKIAT, from the coding sequence ATGAGGATTTACAAAAATATTATTACGATAGATCCAAATGTTCGGTTCGGCAAGCCTTGTATCAAAGGAACACGAATTACTGTCTATGATATTTTGGGATGGTTAGCTGCTGGCAGGACCAATGAGCAGATTTTAGCAGATTATCCCGAACTTAAATCTGAACATATTAAAGCTTGCCTTGAATATGCTGCTGAAAGGGAGCATAAACTGAAAATTGCTACATGA
- a CDS encoding serine hydrolase domain-containing protein: protein MNKIIRFLPFIILIYSCQKGETIDPSFYTCNLSFPDSSASNPKNEDYCSLLSELTAKGVPGILMSVYHQDRGLWIGVSGKADLYNNVDMQPCNISRVGSTVKMFTAATVLILQEEGKLDLDDKIADYLEGDVITKIKNADKATIRQLLQHSSGIYNYIQSLQFQTASLNDLIRLWNAEDLLKYAYGRKAYFQPGEDVRYSNTNYILLGMLITKVEGKPFYQVFKEKLFIPLGLSFTRFAAEDLWPEGIVRGYIDLYSNLQVLESTYYSGWDYYTADGGLISNPVDLSNFFRSLMNGEVLAPSSLAEMLSWQEPEEQDPEFFDIWYGLGIFKMETPYGIAYFHSGDAIGYYCNMIYFPDDGTTVVYASNGNYGQIDECLSTRSAIDHILKETVN, encoded by the coding sequence ATGAATAAGATCATCAGGTTCCTGCCTTTTATCATCCTGATCTATTCCTGCCAGAAAGGGGAAACCATAGATCCCTCATTTTATACGTGCAACCTCTCTTTTCCGGACAGCAGTGCCAGCAATCCGAAGAACGAAGACTATTGCTCATTGCTTTCTGAGCTCACTGCCAAAGGAGTGCCCGGAATCCTGATGTCAGTATATCATCAGGACCGGGGACTGTGGATTGGGGTCAGTGGCAAGGCTGACCTGTACAACAATGTTGACATGCAACCCTGCAATATTTCCAGAGTGGGCTCGACCGTAAAGATGTTCACCGCTGCCACTGTCCTGATCTTACAGGAAGAAGGAAAACTGGATCTGGACGACAAAATTGCTGACTACCTGGAGGGTGACGTCATCACTAAAATTAAAAATGCCGATAAGGCAACCATCCGGCAACTCCTACAGCATTCCAGCGGGATCTATAACTACATTCAAAGCCTGCAGTTTCAGACCGCCTCACTGAATGATCTTATCAGATTATGGAATGCGGAAGACCTGTTGAAATATGCGTATGGCAGAAAGGCTTATTTCCAGCCGGGAGAAGATGTCCGGTATTCCAACACCAATTACATTTTGCTTGGGATGCTCATAACAAAAGTGGAAGGCAAACCATTTTACCAGGTTTTTAAAGAAAAATTATTCATACCTCTGGGACTCAGCTTTACCCGCTTTGCGGCTGAAGATCTTTGGCCTGAAGGAATTGTCAGAGGGTATATAGATCTGTACAGCAACCTCCAGGTTCTTGAAAGCACCTATTACAGTGGCTGGGACTATTACACGGCGGACGGAGGATTGATCTCAAATCCAGTTGACCTGAGCAATTTCTTCAGGTCCTTGATGAATGGTGAGGTGCTTGCCCCATCATCACTGGCCGAAATGCTGAGCTGGCAGGAACCGGAAGAACAGGACCCGGAGTTCTTTGATATATGGTATGGGCTTGGCATTTTCAAAATGGAAACGCCTTACGGGATAGCTTACTTTCACAGCGGGGATGCAATCGGGTACTATTGTAACATGATCTATTTCCCGGACGATGGCACAACGGTCGTTTATGCCTCAAACGGCAATTATGGCCAGATTGATGAATGCCTCTCCACACGATCGGCTATTGATCACATTTTAAAGGAAACGGTGAATTGA
- a CDS encoding MBL fold metallo-hydrolase, with the protein MNNRFGKAPSGKRLELIKKSLHYKNGRFENLSVTLQLTADSNKWRIFYSLLFKTIPRRRPSGTLPSVKTSLLNLPEDSNVLVWFGHSSYYMQIDGKRFLVDPVFSGHASPLPGMIRSFKGTDVYSVADLPPVDYLLITHDHYDHLDYKTIRQLKPKTRLAICGLGVGSHLEYWGYNPSKVLEKDWNEKVDMGDGFVVYATPARHFSGRGFSRNNTLWVSFVLQTPSLKIFIGGDGGFDSHFSEIGKKHGPFDLAILENGQYNDAWRYIHASPEQVLRAARDLNAKRLFPVHSSKFALGRHPWDEPLMKITELNKSFHIPLVTPMIGELVNLQDEQQQFKQWWLDVS; encoded by the coding sequence ATGAACAATCGGTTTGGAAAAGCTCCGTCGGGTAAAAGGCTTGAACTGATAAAAAAGTCCCTCCATTATAAGAACGGAAGATTTGAAAATCTGAGTGTCACTCTCCAGCTAACGGCAGATTCCAATAAGTGGCGGATATTTTACAGCCTTCTTTTTAAAACGATCCCACGGCGAAGGCCTTCCGGCACACTGCCATCCGTAAAGACCAGCCTGCTGAATCTGCCGGAGGATAGCAATGTACTTGTCTGGTTTGGGCATTCCTCTTACTATATGCAGATTGACGGGAAACGTTTTCTGGTGGATCCCGTCTTCAGCGGACATGCTTCACCTTTACCGGGAATGATCAGATCGTTCAAGGGAACAGACGTTTATTCAGTGGCAGATCTTCCTCCTGTTGATTATCTGCTGATCACACACGACCACTATGATCATCTGGATTATAAAACGATACGTCAGTTAAAACCGAAAACCAGGCTGGCCATTTGCGGGCTCGGCGTTGGTTCCCACCTGGAATACTGGGGCTATAACCCATCGAAGGTCCTCGAAAAAGACTGGAATGAAAAGGTGGACATGGGAGACGGATTCGTAGTCTATGCCACCCCGGCACGACATTTTTCCGGCAGAGGTTTTTCGAGAAATAACACGCTCTGGGTATCGTTCGTGCTGCAAACTCCTTCTTTGAAAATCTTCATCGGTGGCGATGGTGGCTTTGACTCTCACTTTTCAGAAATAGGTAAGAAACATGGACCGTTTGACCTTGCCATCCTGGAGAACGGACAATATAACGACGCCTGGCGTTATATTCACGCCTCACCGGAACAGGTCCTGCGAGCGGCCAGGGATCTGAATGCCAAACGGTTATTTCCGGTCCATTCATCCAAGTTTGCACTGGGAAGACATCCATGGGATGAGCCCTTGATGAAGATCACTGAACTTAACAAGTCCTTTCATATTCCATTGGTAACCCCGATGATTGGTGAACTTGTGAATCTGCAGGATGAACAGCAGCAGTTCAAACAATGGTGGCTTGATGTGTCGTAA
- a CDS encoding VOC family protein has product MKITWLIPCYLLLTISFFGCHSGTNKDHGNIKDTVNAEQKKVIMDDTTPRVTGIGGIFFISEDPGSSREWYARNLGMATDEYGSVFEFRNANRPDEINYLRWSPFEAGTDYLNPSEKEFMINYRVQNIEGLVKKLRENGVHILDEIQAYDYGKFVHVMDPEGNKMELWEPVDSVLTQMGGVTTK; this is encoded by the coding sequence ATGAAAATTACCTGGTTAATTCCCTGCTATCTTCTGCTGACAATATCTTTTTTTGGCTGCCATTCAGGCACCAATAAGGATCACGGAAATATTAAAGATACGGTCAATGCTGAACAAAAGAAAGTGATCATGGACGATACGACACCAAGAGTCACAGGCATTGGAGGGATTTTCTTCATTTCAGAGGATCCTGGATCTTCCCGGGAATGGTACGCCAGGAACCTGGGCATGGCGACCGATGAATACGGATCCGTATTCGAGTTCCGCAACGCCAACCGGCCCGATGAGATCAATTATTTGCGATGGAGCCCGTTTGAAGCAGGAACGGACTATCTCAATCCTTCGGAAAAGGAATTCATGATCAATTACCGGGTGCAAAATATCGAAGGACTGGTCAAAAAGCTCCGTGAAAATGGCGTGCATATTTTGGACGAAATACAAGCCTACGACTATGGTAAATTTGTTCATGTCATGGACCCGGAAGGGAACAAGATGGAGCTGTGGGAACCTGTCGACAGCGTTCTCACGCAAATGGGTGGTGTGACCACGAAATGA
- a CDS encoding peptidoglycan DD-metalloendopeptidase family protein has protein sequence MQTLYAQEKLIPLDTIELQGKQIVIYQQNVWQELQDEDHILTDARIADTTEIFTRNWEKASIYAYSQNGLGHAIPEAIVLALTDDDRDFVLPYYGKIMSGFGWRGGRTHNGLDIDLDKGDPVLAAFDGKIRFARYHNNGYGNLVIIRHFNGLETYYAHLSAIYVQPDQMVKAGQIIGAGGSTGSSSHGAHLHFETRWFDNPFDPLSIIDYENESLYYDTAVLTPADFKASKPAKDARNLQALSQRNPYLEIEQELRQVEPPEIHPDTVTAQNSTIDSPERESEVYIVRKGDSLYKIAKNYHTTITKLCELNQINSRSVLKPGQKIKVN, from the coding sequence ATGCAGACTTTATACGCCCAGGAAAAGCTGATACCGCTGGATACCATTGAACTACAAGGAAAACAGATCGTCATCTACCAGCAAAATGTGTGGCAGGAACTGCAGGATGAGGATCACATTCTGACCGATGCCCGCATCGCCGATACCACAGAAATATTTACCCGCAACTGGGAGAAAGCGTCGATCTACGCCTACTCCCAGAACGGGCTGGGTCATGCCATTCCCGAAGCGATCGTTCTTGCCCTCACCGACGACGACCGTGACTTTGTGCTTCCCTATTACGGTAAAATTATGTCTGGATTCGGCTGGCGCGGCGGCAGGACACACAATGGCCTCGACATTGACCTTGACAAAGGGGACCCGGTCCTGGCTGCGTTTGACGGAAAAATACGGTTCGCCCGCTACCATAACAACGGATACGGAAATCTGGTCATCATACGCCATTTCAACGGGCTGGAGACGTACTACGCCCATCTTTCAGCCATCTACGTCCAGCCTGATCAAATGGTCAAAGCAGGTCAGATCATAGGTGCCGGTGGATCGACCGGATCATCCTCTCACGGAGCCCACCTGCATTTTGAGACCCGCTGGTTCGATAACCCCTTCGATCCTCTCTCGATCATCGATTATGAAAATGAATCGCTCTACTACGATACAGCCGTATTGACACCCGCAGATTTTAAAGCCTCAAAGCCTGCCAAGGATGCAAGGAACCTTCAGGCACTTTCGCAACGGAATCCCTATCTTGAAATAGAACAGGAACTTCGGCAGGTGGAGCCACCCGAAATACATCCCGATACAGTCACGGCTCAAAATTCAACCATTGATTCCCCTGAACGGGAATCTGAAGTCTACATCGTCAGGAAAGGGGATTCACTCTATAAGATTGCAAAAAATTATCATACAACGATCACGAAGCTGTGCGAACTGAACCAGATCAACTCCCGTTCAGTCTTAAAACCGGGTCAGAAAATCAAAGTGAACTAG
- the pyrI gene encoding aspartate carbamoyltransferase regulatory subunit: MENKSQRRELQVSAIEHGSVIDHIPASSLFQVLRILRLEGYTNQILFGTNLDSHKYGKKGIIKVNDKFFKPEEVNKIALFAPTATLIEIRDYQVVKKTKVEIPDVLVNMVKCYNPLCITNHEQMITRFTVVDKIELKVQCHYCEKIMEKDNMVFL, encoded by the coding sequence ATGGAAAACAAAAGCCAGCGCAGAGAACTCCAGGTATCTGCCATCGAGCACGGAAGCGTCATTGATCACATTCCGGCTTCAAGCCTTTTCCAGGTTTTGCGCATATTACGGCTGGAAGGCTATACCAACCAGATCCTTTTTGGAACGAACCTCGATAGCCATAAATACGGAAAAAAGGGCATCATCAAGGTCAACGACAAGTTTTTCAAACCCGAGGAGGTTAACAAGATCGCCTTATTTGCTCCTACAGCTACATTAATTGAGATCAGGGACTACCAGGTTGTCAAAAAGACCAAAGTTGAGATCCCGGATGTACTCGTCAACATGGTAAAATGTTACAATCCCCTTTGCATAACCAATCATGAGCAGATGATCACCCGTTTCACGGTGGTGGACAAAATTGAGCTGAAAGTTCAGTGTCATTACTGTGAAAAGATCATGGAGAAGGATAACATGGTATTTTTATAG
- the pyrB gene encoding aspartate carbamoyltransferase, with protein MNPLKNRSLVSINDFNKEEQLSILDLAEAFELNPNQDLLKGFVVATLFFEPSTRTRLSFDSAASRLGARVIGFSESSSSSVSKGESLKDTILTVSNYSDLIVMRHPKEGSARYASEISPVPIINAGDGANQHPTQCLLDLYSIRKTQGRLEDLNIAFVGDLKYGRTVHSLVIALCNHKAAFHLVSPAALQLPLSIKRHILKNDLTFTEYEELEQVIPHADIIYMTRVQQERFADPIEYEKVKNAYILKNEMLLDTKPNLRIMHPLPRVNEISQDVDTSDKAYYFHQALNGVYVRQAILTSILGSI; from the coding sequence ATGAACCCTCTTAAGAACAGAAGTCTTGTATCCATCAACGATTTTAATAAAGAGGAACAGTTATCCATTCTGGACCTGGCAGAGGCTTTTGAACTGAATCCAAATCAGGATCTTTTAAAAGGGTTTGTTGTGGCTACGCTTTTTTTTGAACCATCCACGCGCACACGCCTGAGTTTCGACAGCGCTGCTTCACGGCTTGGTGCAAGGGTGATCGGGTTTTCAGAATCCTCTTCGTCCAGCGTTTCGAAAGGCGAAAGCCTGAAAGATACGATCCTGACGGTTAGCAATTATTCCGACCTCATTGTCATGCGCCATCCTAAGGAAGGAAGCGCGCGTTATGCGAGCGAAATCTCACCCGTACCGATCATCAATGCAGGCGACGGGGCCAATCAGCACCCCACGCAGTGTTTGCTCGACCTTTATTCCATCCGTAAGACCCAGGGCAGGCTGGAGGATCTTAACATTGCGTTTGTCGGGGATCTTAAATACGGCAGGACCGTTCATTCGCTGGTCATTGCCCTTTGCAACCATAAAGCGGCATTTCACCTGGTCTCCCCTGCTGCCCTGCAGTTGCCCCTTTCCATTAAACGGCATATCCTGAAAAACGACCTGACGTTTACGGAATACGAGGAGCTTGAACAGGTCATCCCACACGCGGACATTATCTACATGACCCGCGTTCAGCAGGAAAGATTTGCGGATCCGATTGAGTATGAAAAAGTTAAAAATGCATACATCCTGAAGAATGAAATGCTTCTTGACACAAAACCCAATTTAAGGATCATGCATCCCCTGCCTCGCGTGAATGAGATCAGCCAGGATGTAGACACAAGCGATAAAGCCTATTATTTCCATCAGGCCCTCAATGGCGTTTACGTCAGGCAGGCCATACTAACCTCAATTCTGGGATCAATTTAA
- a CDS encoding cyclic 2,3-diphosphoglycerate synthase, with the protein MRKKVIIIGAAGRDFHNFNTFYRDNESCDVVAFTAAQIPDIAGRKYPAELAGKLYPDGIPIFVESELPDLIKRFNVDYCVFSYSDVPYSFVMKMSAIVQAAGASFALLGPNDTMVKSIKPVISVCATRTGCGKSQTSRKVIELLMKKGLKVVAIRHPMPYGDLVRQKVQRFATIDDLAYHKCTIEEMEEYEPHVVRGNVIYAGVDYEAILRAAENDPDGCDVVVWDGGNNDFSFYKPDLSITVTDPHRPGAEVSYYPGEVNLRTADVVVINKIDSAGPEGIQIVRENIARVNPKAIVVDAASPIHVDDPAVIRNKRVLVVEDGPTLTHGEMKIGAGIVAARKYGAAECVDPRPYTVGKLSETFRIYPNIGQLLPAMGYGDQQIRDLETTISRTDCEGVIIATPIDLRRIVKITKPSTRVYYDLQEIGVPDLDQIINDFVKVHRLE; encoded by the coding sequence ATGAGAAAGAAGGTCATCATCATTGGAGCTGCAGGAAGGGATTTTCACAATTTCAACACGTTTTACCGTGACAATGAATCCTGTGACGTGGTTGCATTTACTGCGGCACAGATCCCTGACATAGCAGGAAGGAAATACCCTGCGGAGTTAGCCGGAAAACTTTACCCTGACGGGATACCGATCTTTGTTGAAAGTGAGTTGCCCGACCTGATCAAAAGGTTCAATGTTGATTATTGTGTTTTCTCTTATAGTGATGTGCCCTATTCATTTGTGATGAAGATGAGTGCTATCGTTCAAGCTGCAGGAGCCTCTTTCGCACTTTTGGGACCGAACGACACGATGGTCAAAAGCATTAAACCCGTGATCTCGGTATGCGCCACCCGGACCGGATGCGGCAAGAGCCAGACATCCCGGAAAGTGATCGAGTTACTGATGAAAAAGGGGCTGAAAGTGGTTGCCATCCGCCACCCTATGCCCTACGGGGATCTTGTCAGGCAGAAAGTGCAGCGGTTTGCCACGATTGACGATCTGGCTTACCACAAATGCACCATCGAGGAGATGGAGGAATACGAACCCCACGTAGTTCGGGGCAATGTTATTTATGCCGGTGTGGATTATGAAGCCATTCTCCGGGCTGCGGAAAACGACCCCGACGGATGTGATGTCGTCGTATGGGACGGGGGAAACAATGATTTTTCGTTTTACAAGCCTGATCTGTCCATTACAGTGACCGATCCCCATCGTCCGGGTGCTGAAGTGAGTTATTACCCGGGAGAAGTCAATCTGAGGACAGCGGATGTCGTTGTCATCAACAAGATCGACAGCGCAGGTCCTGAAGGCATTCAGATCGTCAGGGAAAACATTGCCAGGGTGAATCCAAAGGCCATTGTGGTTGATGCTGCCTCTCCCATCCACGTGGATGATCCGGCGGTTATCCGTAACAAAAGGGTGCTCGTGGTGGAGGACGGTCCGACTCTTACCCACGGTGAAATGAAGATTGGCGCCGGGATCGTTGCTGCAAGGAAGTACGGTGCTGCCGAGTGTGTGGATCCCAGGCCCTATACCGTCGGAAAACTCAGTGAGACCTTCCGGATCTATCCCAACATCGGTCAACTTCTACCAGCCATGGGATATGGCGACCAGCAGATCAGGGATCTGGAAACGACCATTTCCAGGACCGACTGTGAGGGGGTGATCATTGCCACTCCGATTGACCTGCGCCGGATCGTAAAAATAACGAAACCCAGCACGCGGGTATATTACGACCTTCAGGAAATTGGCGTCCCGGATCTGGATCAGATCATCAATGACTTTGTAAAGGTGCATCGGCTTGAATAA
- the argS gene encoding arginine--tRNA ligase, which yields MNYHPMLDQLLTQHTILAVRELFGADVGQELNLVQKTRKEFDGDLTIVVFPLTKLLRKSPQIIGQELGKYLLERSGLVSSYQVISGYVNITINPSYWKDFFCRNYQDPSYGILPQQPGDPVVIEYSSPNTNKPLHLGHIRNNLIGFSLARILSACGEKAVKVNLVNDRGIHICKSMLAWMKWSGGETPETTRLKGDHLIGKYYVLFETRYKEEVKHLVHTGLTEEEALRQAPLIAEAQHLLKKWEEKDPGTLALWHQMNQWAYDGFDETYRQMGVDFDRIYYESDTYLPGKMLVEEGLSNGALQQKEDGSVWADLTENGLDWKLLIRSDGTSVYMTQDLGTAQLRYDEYHPKKLIYVVGNEQIYHFDVLKLILKKLGRDWSDNIYHLSYGMVELPEGKMKSREGKVVDADDLMQEMFVTAEKMTRELGKMDDFSQEEASKLYRQVGLAALKYFILKVDPMKTMVFNPEESIDFNGNTGPFIQYTYARIQSVLRKAADLEFISTDTSLLDFNLVPKEITLLKLLYDFPSVVKEAGQTYSPAVIASYVYDLAREYNQFYHDHSILKAGDHSIVHFRLELSRFAGNVIKTSMGLLGIEVPERM from the coding sequence ATGAATTATCATCCTATGCTTGATCAACTACTCACCCAGCACACCATTCTGGCTGTCAGGGAGCTTTTTGGGGCTGATGTCGGGCAAGAACTGAACCTGGTTCAAAAGACCAGGAAGGAATTTGATGGCGACCTGACCATCGTGGTTTTTCCATTAACAAAGCTGTTGCGGAAATCCCCTCAGATCATCGGGCAGGAGCTGGGAAAATACCTGCTGGAGCGTTCCGGACTGGTCAGTTCGTACCAGGTCATTTCCGGCTATGTGAACATCACCATCAATCCTTCCTACTGGAAGGACTTTTTTTGCAGGAATTACCAGGATCCCTCTTATGGCATCCTCCCTCAGCAACCAGGTGACCCTGTGGTGATCGAATATTCATCGCCCAACACTAACAAACCCCTGCACCTGGGTCATATCCGCAATAACCTGATAGGCTTCTCGCTGGCAAGGATTTTAAGCGCCTGCGGTGAAAAAGCCGTAAAGGTGAACCTTGTCAACGACCGGGGGATCCATATCTGCAAATCCATGCTGGCCTGGATGAAATGGAGCGGGGGTGAAACTCCTGAAACAACACGCCTGAAGGGTGACCATCTGATAGGCAAGTACTATGTCCTGTTTGAGACCAGGTATAAAGAAGAAGTTAAGCATCTTGTGCACACCGGACTGACGGAAGAAGAGGCACTCCGGCAGGCCCCGCTCATCGCAGAAGCTCAACACCTGCTGAAAAAATGGGAGGAGAAAGATCCGGGCACGCTGGCACTCTGGCACCAGATGAACCAGTGGGCCTACGACGGCTTTGATGAGACCTACCGGCAAATGGGCGTGGACTTCGACAGGATCTATTACGAATCCGATACCTACCTGCCCGGAAAAATGCTGGTTGAAGAAGGACTGAGCAACGGTGCCCTGCAGCAAAAGGAAGATGGATCGGTCTGGGCTGATCTGACAGAAAACGGTCTTGACTGGAAATTACTCATCCGTTCCGATGGCACATCCGTCTATATGACACAGGATCTGGGAACTGCGCAGCTTCGCTACGATGAATACCACCCGAAGAAGCTGATCTATGTCGTCGGGAATGAACAGATCTATCATTTTGATGTCCTGAAGCTCATTTTAAAGAAACTCGGGAGGGATTGGTCCGACAATATCTACCATCTTTCTTACGGCATGGTGGAACTGCCTGAAGGGAAAATGAAATCCAGGGAAGGAAAGGTCGTTGATGCAGATGACCTTATGCAGGAGATGTTTGTCACGGCTGAAAAAATGACCCGCGAGCTGGGGAAGATGGATGATTTCAGCCAGGAAGAGGCATCCAAACTCTACCGCCAGGTGGGATTGGCAGCCTTGAAATATTTCATCCTGAAGGTGGATCCCATGAAAACCATGGTGTTCAATCCGGAGGAATCCATTGATTTCAACGGTAATACCGGTCCCTTTATCCAGTACACCTATGCCCGCATTCAATCCGTACTCCGTAAAGCCGCTGATTTGGAATTCATTTCCACAGACACTTCATTGCTTGATTTCAATCTTGTACCAAAGGAAATTACCCTTCTTAAATTACTTTACGATTTTCCCTCTGTCGTCAAAGAAGCCGGACAGACCTACAGCCCTGCTGTCATTGCCTCTTATGTTTATGATCTTGCACGGGAATATAACCAGTTCTATCACGATCATTCCATCCTGAAAGCAGGCGATCATTCCATCGTTCATTTCCGCCTTGAATTATCACGTTTTGCCGGCAATGTAATTAAAACCTCGATGGGATTGCTGGGAATAGAGGTCCCGGAGAGGATGTAA